GAGGCGAATCAGCGCCTGCCCGAGGGCATTCCCGCCGCCCAGTAACATAAGGCGCATTCGCATAGATTGAGCAGGCCCGGTCTGTTGGGAACGATGGTTATGGTCGGCAGGCCCGTGAGCCTTGCCGTTGGCATTTGCCAGAATCGTTGCATTTTGCGGGTTTGTAGCGCAACCGTCACGGATAAAGTACGCACTGGCAACGTGTTGGCCGTCATTGCGAGCAAGCCAGAGCAGCCAACCTCATTCTTGTTGCCCGGGCTGCTCGGTCAGCGCCGCCGAGGCGGGCCTATCCTCATCCACCTGCGCCATCCGCCGGGGCAACAAAACCTGCTGTGGATAAGTTTGTGCGAAGTGCACCTCGGCGCAGTTATCCACAAGCTTTTTCAAGCGCTGGTTAAACGCCCGGCTCACCGCATATTGCCCGCCCGAGACGGTACGAAACTGCGCCGTGAGCACGACGCCGTTGAGGTCCATCCTGTCGACGCCAAACACTTCCAGCGGGCCTTGCAGGTTGTACTTGAGGAACACATCGTCGCGGATCGACTGCCCGGCCTCGCGAATCAGCTCCACGGCCTTGTCCACATCGGTGTCGTAGGTGAACTGCACCGAGAAGAACGCATAAGCAAATTGTCGCGACTGGTTGGTGACCGCCTTGATCTGCCCAAACGGAACCGAGTGGACAAAGCCCTTGCCGTCGCGCAGGCGCAGGGTGCGAATGGTCAGGCCTTCGACCGTGCCGGCGTGGCCGGAGTCGAGCACCACCCAATCGCCGATGGACAACGTGTCTTCGATGATGATGAACAGCCCGGTGATCACATCCTGCACCAGTTGCTGGGAGCCAAAACCAATGGCCAGCCCGACCACGCCGGCGCCCGCCAGCAGCGGCGCGACGTTGATGCCCAGATTGGCCATGGTGGTGATCGCGCAGATCACCACCAGGATGATCTTCACCGCATTGCGCAGCAGCGGCAGGATGGTTTTGACCCGTGTGCTCGGTTGGCGGCTGGCGCGTTTATTCACCGGTGGTTTCAGCGCTTCCTGGATGGCCGTGTCGAGCACCACCCAGAACAGCCAGGTCACCAGCAGGATCAGCCCGATGCTGCTCAAGGAGTTGCTGATGGCGCGACCTATGGAGTTGCGCTCGGCAAACTCAAACAATGACACGCCCCAGATGCGCCCGAGGATTTCGATAAAAGCCACGGCCATGACAATGCGCAAGACCGCGTGCAACAAACTGAGGAAGCGCTCTTTGTAGGCACTGCTGCGCTGGATCGCCACCTGGCTGCGGGATTTGAACAGGTGCTGCAACACCGTGCTGAGAAATACCGTGCCGATCAGCAGGATGGTGGTGAACAGTGCGCAGCGCAGGACCTTTTGATTATCGTCACCGGCGCCGATCAGGTTGATCGCCGAGACCAGCACCATCAATAAAATCGGCCAGTACCACAGCCCGGAGAAGATCCGCAGCGATTGCTGCAAAGCCGGGTGTTTGAGGCGCTGGGCCAGTGGCCGGTTGCGGATCAAATGCGCGACAGGCCTGCGCAGGCGCACCACCAGCACGCCGAAAATCAGCGTCGCGAACAGCGCGGTAAATACCGCGACGCTGCTGGTGATATTGCCGCCAAGTTGACGGGCGATTTGCGGGCTGGTCAGCGCGTCACTGAGGGCGGCGAGAAAGCCGATCAGGAACAGCGGTTTGGGGCAGTAGCCGCGAATAATCCGCACCGCCCGGCGCTTATGGCCGACAGTGAACATCACGATCACGCACAGCAGCATCGAGGTGGTAAAGATGCCGCTGCTGGTCGCATAGGCAAAACACAGCGCCAGTGCGCGGCCGACCGAAGTGGCTAAAAAATAACTGACATACAGGGTCAGCGGCAGGCAAATCAGGGCCGGGATCGTATAGGGCAGCACATAGCCAAGCACGCCCAGCAGGCGCCCGCGCCGTTCGACGAATGCGCGCTGGCTCAGGCGCCGCACGAGCAGTCGCCCCAGCAGCGTCAGCAGCGCAAAGGCGCCCAGCCACACACCCGACAACAAGAGGAAATCGCCGGCCACGCTCCACGGCGAACGCGCAGCCGTCTGGTCGACCAGGCGCCCGACTTCGTTCGCGGCCCGGTCGGCACGCAGGCGCCATTCGTCAATGACGTTCTGATTGAGATCCAGCTTCTGCTGTACGTCATCAATGCTGGAACTGATGGCGCCAAGCAGCCCGCCCTCCACCAGCAACTCCGGCTTGGCCGGCGCCTCCGGTTCCGGCGCGGTCGCCGCGGCGTGCAACGCGCCGTTGCCGCAACACAGCAGCACGCCGAGCAGTAAGGCAGTTTTTAAGTTCAGCAAAACTCCGAGCTCCTTCAGACGGGTCCGTAAGGAACTGACGGATTTGCGCTCTGATCGTTCCCGGGAATGTGCCGTCTGTAG
This region of Pseudomonas asgharzadehiana genomic DNA includes:
- a CDS encoding mechanosensitive ion channel family protein, encoding MLNLKTALLLGVLLCCGNGALHAAATAPEPEAPAKPELLVEGGLLGAISSSIDDVQQKLDLNQNVIDEWRLRADRAANEVGRLVDQTAARSPWSVAGDFLLLSGVWLGAFALLTLLGRLLVRRLSQRAFVERRGRLLGVLGYVLPYTIPALICLPLTLYVSYFLATSVGRALALCFAYATSSGIFTTSMLLCVIVMFTVGHKRRAVRIIRGYCPKPLFLIGFLAALSDALTSPQIARQLGGNITSSVAVFTALFATLIFGVLVVRLRRPVAHLIRNRPLAQRLKHPALQQSLRIFSGLWYWPILLMVLVSAINLIGAGDDNQKVLRCALFTTILLIGTVFLSTVLQHLFKSRSQVAIQRSSAYKERFLSLLHAVLRIVMAVAFIEILGRIWGVSLFEFAERNSIGRAISNSLSSIGLILLVTWLFWVVLDTAIQEALKPPVNKRASRQPSTRVKTILPLLRNAVKIILVVICAITTMANLGINVAPLLAGAGVVGLAIGFGSQQLVQDVITGLFIIIEDTLSIGDWVVLDSGHAGTVEGLTIRTLRLRDGKGFVHSVPFGQIKAVTNQSRQFAYAFFSVQFTYDTDVDKAVELIREAGQSIRDDVFLKYNLQGPLEVFGVDRMDLNGVVLTAQFRTVSGGQYAVSRAFNQRLKKLVDNCAEVHFAQTYPQQVLLPRRMAQVDEDRPASAALTEQPGQQE